A genomic segment from Chrysemys picta bellii isolate R12L10 chromosome 11, ASM1138683v2, whole genome shotgun sequence encodes:
- the LOC101947964 gene encoding tubulin alpha-1D chain yields MRECISVHVGQAGVQIGNACWELYCLEHGIQPDGQMPSDKTIGGGDDSFNTFFSETGAGKHVPRAVFVDLEPTVIDEVRTGTYRQLFHPEQLITGKEDAANNYARGHYTIGKEIIDLVLDRIRKLADQCTGLQGFLIFHSFGGGTGSGFTSLLMERLSVDYGKKSKLEFSIYPAPQISTAVVEPYNSILTTHTTLEHSDCAFMVDNEAIYDICRRNLDIERPTYTNLNRLIGQIVSSITASLRFDGALNVDLTEFQTNLVPYPRIHFPLATYAPVISAEKAYHEQLSVAEITNACFEPANQMVKCDPRHGKYMACCLLYRGDVVPKDVNAAIATIKTKRSIQFVDWCPTGFKVGINYQPPTVVPGGDLAKVQRAVCMLSNTTAIAEAWARLDHKFDLMYAKRAFVHWYVGEGMEEGEFSEAREDMAALEKDYEEVGTDSVDGGEEEEGDEY; encoded by the exons ATG CGCGAGTGCATTTCCGTCCACGTCGGCCAGGCCGGCGTGCAGATCGGcaatgcctgctgggagctgtactGCCTGGAGCATGGCATCCAGCCCGACGGGCAGATGCCCAGCGACAAGACCATCGGGGGAGGGGACGACTCCTTCAACACCTTCTTCAGTGAGACGGGTGCCGGGAAGCACGTCCCTAGGGCCGTCTTCGTGGACCTGGAACCCACCGTGATCG ACGAGGTTCGGACCGGCACTTACCGCCAGCTCTTCCACCCAGAGCAGCTCATCACCGGCAAGGAAGATGCTGCCAATAACTATGCCCGCGGGCACTACACCATCGGCAAGGAGATCATCGACCTGGTGCTGGACAGGATCCGGAAGCTG GCCGACCAGTGCACGGGGCTCCAGGGCTTCCTCATCTTCCACAGCTTCGGGGGCGGCACCGGTTCCGGGTTCACCTCCCTGCTGATGGAGCGTCTCTCCGTTGACTATGGCAAGAAGTCCAAGCTGGAGTTCTCCATCTACCCAGCGCCTCAGATATCCACCGCGGTGGTGGAGCCCTACAACTCCATCCTGACGACCCACACCACCCTGGAGCACTCGGACTGTGCCTTCATGGTAGACAACGAGGCCATCTATGACATCTGCCGCAGGAACCTGGACATCGAGCGCCCCACCTACACCAACCTCAACCGGCTAATAGGTCAGATCGTGTCCTCCATCACCGCCTCCCTCCGATTCGATGGTGCCCTCAACGTGGATCTGACGGAGTTCCAGACCAACCTGGTGCCCTACCCCCGTATCCACTTCCCGCTGGCCACCTACGCCCCCGTCATCTCTGCAGAGAAGGCCTACCATGAGCAGCTCTCCGTGGCGGAGATCACAAACGCTTGCTTTGAGCCAGCCAACCAGATGGTGAAATGTGACCCTCGCCACGGGAAATACATGGCCTGCTGCCTCTTGTACCGCGGGGACGTGGTGCCCAAAGACGTCAATGCTGCTATTGCCACCATCAAAACCAAGCGTAGCATCCAGTTTGTAGACTGGTGCCCAACTGGCTTCAAGGTTGGTATCAACTACCAGCCTCCCACTGTGGTTCCTGGTGGCGACCTGGCCAAGGTGCAGCGGGCTGTGTGCATGCTGAGCAACACCACGGCCATTGCCGAGGCCTGGGCTCGGCTGGACCACAAGTTTGACCTGATGTATGCCAAGCGGGCCTTCGTGCACTGGTACGTGGGAGAGGGCATGGAGGAGGGGGAGTTCTCAGAGGCCCGGGAGGACATGGCTGCCCTGGAGAAGGATTACGAGGAGGTGGGGACAGACAGTGTggatggaggagaggaagaggaaggtgATGAATACTAG